One stretch of Amycolatopsis tolypomycina DNA includes these proteins:
- a CDS encoding DUF5302 domain-containing protein produces the protein MSEPNPSPSGEEDDVKRKFREALERKQAHARSGASHENGGGKNQHAHGPAANKRTFRRKSG, from the coding sequence ATGAGTGAACCGAACCCGTCGCCCAGCGGCGAGGAGGACGACGTCAAGCGCAAGTTCCGCGAAGCACTCGAGCGCAAGCAGGCGCACGCGCGCTCGGGCGCGTCGCACGAGAACGGCGGCGGAAAGAACCAGCACGCCCACGGCCCGGCGGCGAACAAGCGGACCTTCCGCCGCAAGAGCGGCTGA
- a CDS encoding MBL fold metallo-hydrolase, which translates to MDNGFSRRGLFGAGAAAAAILAGVPATAQAAPRTSGMTLRWWGNNSWEIRIGAKTVLIDPWLTRFKTGTYTPEGADPRTPLSVNRALIDGYLDRGFLRADHILVTHGHYDHLTDVPYLARRTGATVLGTETHLSLMAALGAPEDQLAIATGGEDLAFDGYAIRVLRSLHSATGDRAQVAYPGTRPLSRRDRPRVIADLLEGGTLAYAVSGGGASVLDFGGSNYVESELAGLRPDVVLLPPGGAKVREYVPRLLRTVGNPRYVAATHWDDFDLPLGQVKDAGGLETLRKAVAAASPGSEFVVLDHLGEFTP; encoded by the coding sequence ATGGACAACGGATTCAGCAGGCGCGGGCTGTTCGGCGCGGGCGCGGCGGCCGCGGCGATCCTGGCGGGCGTGCCGGCCACGGCACAGGCCGCGCCGAGGACTTCGGGCATGACACTCCGCTGGTGGGGCAACAACAGCTGGGAAATCCGCATCGGGGCGAAGACGGTTCTCATCGACCCGTGGCTGACCCGGTTCAAGACGGGGACCTACACCCCGGAGGGCGCCGACCCGCGCACGCCGCTCTCGGTGAACCGCGCGCTGATCGACGGCTACCTCGACCGCGGGTTCCTCCGCGCGGACCACATCCTGGTGACCCACGGCCACTACGACCACCTGACCGACGTCCCGTACCTGGCCCGGCGCACCGGAGCCACGGTGCTCGGGACCGAGACGCATTTGAGTCTCATGGCGGCACTGGGTGCCCCGGAGGACCAGCTGGCGATCGCCACCGGCGGCGAGGACCTGGCGTTCGACGGCTACGCGATCCGCGTGCTGCGCTCGCTGCATTCGGCGACCGGCGACCGGGCCCAGGTGGCCTACCCGGGAACGAGGCCGCTGTCCCGCCGCGACCGGCCGCGGGTGATCGCGGACCTGCTGGAGGGCGGCACGCTGGCCTACGCGGTGTCCGGTGGCGGGGCGAGCGTGCTGGACTTCGGGGGCTCGAACTACGTCGAGTCCGAGCTGGCGGGGCTGCGCCCGGACGTGGTGCTGCTGCCGCCGGGCGGGGCGAAGGTCCGCGAGTACGTCCCCCGGCTGCTGCGCACGGTGGGCAACCCGCGCTACGTGGCGGCGACGCACTGGGACGACTTCGACCTGCCGTTGGGCCAGGTGAAGGACGCCGGAGGCCTGGAAACCCTGCGGAAGGCGGTGGCGGCGGCGAGCCCGGGCAGCGAGTTCGTGGTGCTCGACCACCTCGGCGAGTTCACGCCCTGA
- a CDS encoding winged helix-turn-helix transcriptional regulator, producing MTEAPAHRIRPAGDPLRRALELVGDQWTLLILQSLFLRFRRYEELRLRLGISPTALSGRLRDMVDAGMLTRVPYRDARRTRHEYRLTERGLELWPLLISIWAWEREWVEGRRAVLPTLIHLDCELATSAPLGCAACGRRVDARDVRAERLDSTGVAAATASKRFRRKDADSLAGDPLMFFPDTMELLGDRWSTGLLVSALLGCRHFSEFERELGIGPSVLSARLSKLVEVGVLRTGTAKTRTDARDYRMTAKGLAFFPALAFIAEWSRGFEVAGQEPDITLHHVECGQRLRPMLLCDHCGRPLTRTSVQFGGVPSPQR from the coding sequence GTGACCGAAGCGCCTGCACACCGCATCCGGCCGGCGGGAGATCCGCTCCGCCGGGCGCTCGAGCTGGTCGGCGACCAGTGGACGCTGCTCATCCTGCAGAGCCTGTTCCTGCGCTTCCGGCGCTACGAAGAGCTGCGCCTGCGGCTGGGGATTTCGCCGACGGCGTTGTCGGGACGGCTGCGGGACATGGTGGACGCGGGCATGCTCACCCGCGTGCCGTACCGGGACGCGCGCCGCACGCGGCACGAGTACCGGCTGACCGAGCGCGGCCTCGAGCTGTGGCCGCTGCTGATCTCGATCTGGGCGTGGGAGCGCGAGTGGGTCGAGGGCCGTCGCGCGGTGCTCCCGACGCTGATCCACCTCGACTGCGAGCTGGCTACATCAGCGCCGCTCGGGTGCGCCGCCTGCGGCCGCCGGGTCGACGCGCGCGACGTCCGCGCGGAACGGCTGGACAGCACCGGCGTCGCGGCGGCGACGGCGTCCAAGCGCTTCCGCCGCAAGGACGCCGACTCGCTGGCCGGCGACCCGCTGATGTTCTTCCCGGACACGATGGAGCTGCTCGGCGACCGGTGGTCGACCGGCCTGCTCGTCTCGGCGCTGCTCGGCTGCCGCCACTTCTCGGAGTTCGAGCGCGAGCTGGGGATCGGCCCGAGCGTGCTGTCGGCGCGGCTGAGCAAGCTGGTCGAGGTCGGCGTCCTGCGCACCGGCACGGCGAAGACCCGCACGGACGCCCGCGACTACCGCATGACGGCGAAGGGCCTGGCGTTCTTCCCGGCGCTGGCGTTCATCGCGGAGTGGTCGCGCGGCTTCGAGGTGGCCGGCCAGGAGCCGGACATCACGCTGCACCACGTCGAGTGCGGGCAGCGCCTGCGCCCGATGCTGCTGTGCGACCACTGCGGCCGGCCGTTGACCCGGACGTCGGTGCAGTTCGGCGGCGTGCCGTCCCCCCAACGCTGA